Proteins co-encoded in one Methanobrevibacter gottschalkii DSM 11977 genomic window:
- a CDS encoding cobalt-precorrin-7 (C(5))-methyltransferase, translated as MQTGKIFIIGIGPGASEYLTKKAIDTVKTSDYTIGSTRAIELFDDVQNKIAFNVKELLEKLNEGVQLACNGNTVSILSTGDPGFSGVLNTVLRISKEKEFPNENIEVIPGISSLQLAAAKCHIQWDNANVMTFHGRENIEDILPVINNGKTTIALPSRKVKDMAQFLLDHGVEENRKVVVCERLSYPDENIVEATLKDIAQSEFTYMCIMIIY; from the coding sequence ATGCAAACTGGAAAAATTTTTATTATTGGGATTGGTCCTGGTGCTTCCGAATATTTAACTAAAAAAGCAATTGATACTGTAAAAACAAGTGATTATACCATTGGAAGTACAAGAGCAATTGAGTTATTTGATGATGTTCAAAATAAAATTGCATTTAATGTAAAAGAACTTTTAGAGAAATTAAATGAAGGTGTTCAACTTGCATGTAATGGAAATACCGTATCAATATTATCAACAGGAGATCCTGGTTTTTCAGGTGTTTTAAATACAGTTTTAAGAATTTCAAAAGAAAAAGAATTCCCAAATGAAAATATTGAAGTTATTCCAGGAATTAGTTCCCTGCAGCTTGCAGCTGCAAAATGCCATATCCAATGGGACAATGCTAATGTAATGACATTTCACGGTAGAGAAAATATAGAGGACATCTTACCTGTCATTAACAATGGAAAGACAACAATAGCCCTTCCTTCAAGAAAAGTAAAAGATATGGCCCAGTTTTTACTTGACCATGGTGTTGAAGAAAATAGGAAAGTTGTGGTATGTGAGAGATTAAGTTATCCTGATGAAAACATTGTTGAGGCTACATTAAAAGATATTGCACAAAGTGAATTTACCTATATGTGTATTATGATTATTTATTAA